In Citrus sinensis cultivar Valencia sweet orange chromosome 3, DVS_A1.0, whole genome shotgun sequence, the sequence GCAATCATCTTGCCAATTTATTACTAGACCAAtattgagaaataattaatacaaaataataataataatcataataacaaCTAAACTCTGAACACTGAACTGCATTGAATATACTAAAAAATTCTATTTGACTTTTTCGAACTCACAATTCAAAGGgagaaatttattcatttattcgaTTAAAGTAATCGAATTcactataaaaattaaaattaaaggaactttaaaaaataaggatataCGTACTAAATAATAACTCGTACGCAATTCTTACCtacattttaaataactttatgaattattttatgaacaaGTTCAACTAACCCAAAGAAAAATGGGAATCAAGTCATGGAATTGAAGGAAGAGTATGAATGAATATGATAGAGCCATCCcctaaatgaaaaataataataataataacaagagtGATTAAAATagtcataaataaataaatgaaataggAGGCAACGATAGGGGTTGCTTGGGAAGGCGTGCGAACGTGGCAAGGATCCAAGCGTGCCATGTTGGCTGGTTCACCGACATCTAGGGTTCCATGCGGGTGGGGCCCCACTTATATTCGACCCTCACCCACTACTCCGTTTTTTCTGCGTGGGCTCCCGCCTCCCGGCACAATACGTCGACGGGTAATAATggagaaataataaaattagagaGGTCACgacataaaactaaaaaaatgtataatttaGGGTATTAGcgtaaatttatataaatataggTTAATGTCATGAAAAAGGCCTTATATTTTCTGAAATCTTTGCAatgattagaaaaaatattgaataatctGAGTGTAATATATTAACCATTAGAACTTGAACATATATATGATCAATGTACATGATACGAGATGTTATTAGTTTGTCGCTTTCCATCCTTATCTTTGGCTGCATAttgcaaaattcaaattaattggcGTCACCCGTTAGACATGTTTAGATCATTATTCAAGTGGCGTGAAAATGACTTGTCAATGAAATACATAACAAAGTCCAAGTGAAAGGGTCAACATCGGCAATAATAAACAGCAAAACCTTTCGTTTTATTTATGAGTCATGTTAAGTTTACAACCCAATTCAATTGGAAGGTAATCCCTTCAATTGGCCTAGCTCTCCGAATTATTTACTCATATTTGatcttgtttaattaattttcggTCATCGTAAGTACCCATAAGGTGCtggagaaattctaaaatatataagaatttaaaagtATCATGTCAGTCatacaataagtaaataatattatgatatgtgtatatttatttttaaaaaaaattattataagtgtGGTgcttatattaaattcaactacACATATCATGCATGCACagaagtattttaaaatttctctaagCTGCTGATGCCTGTTACTTGAAAATGAGGCAGACAGGAGTCAGCAACATGAGGATCCGTAACGTTTTTACTTGTTAAGGGAAGGGTTAATATAGATTTGTTTTTACAGCACCTTGGACTGACCTCTTGCTGTTGACCTGTTTGTATCAATCGTTTAATTGAACTATACGATGATGCAAGCGTCATAGGAAAAACGAAacagaagaaaagagagaatatTAAACTgcagagaaaaattttatccAGCCGAATGGAAGTTCTAATGAATTACAAGCTTTCCCTCCTATGTTATGTAGTCTCACATCAAACTTGAGATGGTAAAAATGATCATCGCTGCTAATTCAGTGTTCATAGCGTAATATAAGGGATAGAAACatataatttagaataaataattaaatacaaaaaaaaaaagtttattttgattaatttgtaattttaaaaaacatattaACTTTGCCGAGAAActgcaaaataattaaattgggcCAAGTCGGCACCCAGACGGAGCGGCCCAATTTTGTGGAGGTGTCACAGAAGAGGTGGTTCGAAGATCTATcagaaattcataatttaggTACCaataaagtgttggctccactggcaatggagtccccttaagtggtttgactgggtttgctccccagttcgagtcgcagggaagtcgcctttgttgggagaacttgtgcctcccggttcgagcggggacttctagtctgggttgtggtacgggcttaaaggtgcctcccacagttggggcccttcccaggatacctcgtgattaatatcaaaaaaaaaaaaaagaaattcataatttaggTTACTTGTATTTGCATGAGTTCACTtctgttgtatttttttttttttttcaattacagtTTCTAAAAtgcaatgaaaaaatatatattttttaataataaattacattacaTCAACATGGGCTATATGGTTGGCTATATTGAGCTTACAACTCGCACACAAGTTAgtacatgaaaataaaatttgatcagCCGCTGTGGTTGCTGATCTTATGCAAAATGGAGACAATCTTATCAGCTGTCAACGGCTTCTCATGGTAATCATCCAAACCTGCTTCCATAAACTCTTGCTTTTCACGTTCCAGAGACCGCGACGAGACGCCTGCAATCGTGCTATGAATGCCCATTGCCCTCAGCTTCCTCGTTGCCTGTTACACAAGTTAGGCACGTACGATGCTTATCAGGTGCGGACGCCTCTAAGTTACGGGTGCTTGTAATGGAAACCAACTATCCGTACCAACAGAATATATACTTGGAATGGAAATATACATTGACAGTtactatcaaataaaatagatgtagatataataataataataataatacctcAATGCCATTCATGACAGGCATATCCATGTCCATCAAAATGAGGTCAAAATATTGGCCTGAAGAATGGACGTCAACAGCTTCTTTGCCATTCACCGCCACCTGATTTTCGATGCCAAGATCTTTTAAAAGCCTGTGGTGGATGGCTCGGATGACCATGTTGTCATCTACAACGAGAGCTGTTATTTTCGGACGATGACGGTGATTCATTTTTGTTCCCAGAATTTCCTTTTCCGGAGCTTTCATGCTGCCGCCCATTTCCCTGAataagtattataataattacagataaatgatataaagcttttaatttttttgggtagaaaaattaataataatataatctaaCTTGAAGGAGGagaaggaggaggaggaggaggaggggATGTAATGTACTACTGCTAACCAGAGTGAAAACTTGGTGTTGTGAGAGAGCCAGAGAGAGGAGAATATGTTGAGACAGGTGGCAGTGTGAAATGCGAGTGATTGTGGGGGacgatttaattttttctggtTTAAAAAGGAGGCTTCACTGTGAGAGTATGAAAAAACAGGCAAGTGAGGATGCTGAGATATTGAGCGAATCTCACTCTTGGATTGTGTTCAATATCACACAAGATCTAATGAATGTGATATTTTCCATTTTCGAGCATAACCACATTTAAGATATCCCGCTGAGATCTTTCAGATTTTTGCCGTATTTCATTGCCGTGTTTGATTATCTCTTTAATGCTTGATTTACATGTGCCGCCTGATTTGCttgtcttttctttcttttctcgtcattttttctttccggataaaaaattcaactctaatatctatctttttcttattttctttacttaataaagaaataatatcaGCTAATTAATTGGCAAATCTGATGCATAATTTGAAACCAGTGGGCGACTTTAAACTTAATCATCAAGCATAATGTAATCtactttaaagaaattatccaAGACGTTCAAGAAAGTAAATAAAGATCGAGAACATTAATGCCGGCTTAGTACCGTAAATTTTACCTTCCCCaaaagagggggaaaaaaaaaaaggtactgTAAATTTTACAAGTGATCACGATCGAAATCTTCTTCAACTTTTTCCTCAGCTTAGAAAGTAAATAAAGATCGAGAACATTAATGCCGGCTTAGTACCGTAAATTTTACCTTCCCcaaaagaggggaaaaaaaaaaaaggtactgTAAATTTTACAAGGGATCACGCTCGAAATCTTCTTCAACTTTttcctcagcttagaaatctAAGTGACCTCAGCGTACTTTAACCGGCCCTGTGTCGGTGTCGGTGTCTAGCAAGTGTTGCAACTATCTTCTTTTTCATccatcgtttttttttttcggccaaataaatgaagaatgaCCAGCAGCGCTtccaaaatttagaataattttccCTCTTTAAAGTTGAATCTGACTGAACCCTCCAATCTTCAGAAAGAAAGGACTTCCCAAGATTCGGTTCATTGTGAAAGCGCTGCTGGGATTTGAAGATTCTTTATACTAGCCCCCTGAAGAATGCTCCTACATTTCTTGCTCCTCTAAGAACCGTCTACTTTCTCTCATACGCAAGCTAGTAAGCTACGTCAGCTTGAAGCAAACGAacatccccccccccccccccccccacccacccccccccccccccccccctccccacctcctttttttttgtcccaGCCTCGTGTATCCaacagataaaaataaaatgccatAACATAGCGACCGAAGAAGTACACTTCCTTTAACGCATAGCAGGttgaaaatataacaaatgaTGGGATATTTTTCCAAACCATACTTGCTCTTCTACATGTAACAGATACTAGTATTCAGATGTTCATTACAACACGGGCATAATATGCAATGCCATCTTTATCTTGTTTCCCCACGAAAAAGCATTCTCCCGCCAAACACCACAAACAGACAcagggaaaatgaaaatattaaaaagaaaatctaagCGAAACAAAATGAACTtacaaggaaattaaaaaaaaaaaaaaaccccagAATGTATTCACACAATATACAAATACACAACAAAGAATAAGCCAACACCTCAAAACCACAGTATCTTTCTGAAAGAACCAGCTCCTCATTGGCTTGCATCAATGGTGGTACCTGTCCTAGCCTGTGAGATCCGATTAGCATATATGGTTACCAACCGCAGCTGTGTACTGTTAAGCCTCTCCAAGTATGGCAAAAATGCTTTCCCCAGCATAATATAAATATCCACTAAACAGAAAACCACAGTCTGCACCATCCACCAACATACATCAAAACAAAGCCCAAAGTCAATTACAcggaaaaagaaagaacaaaatagTAGCATGAGAATATTATGTACTTCAAGACATGAGAAATTTACTCCGACCTGATTGCCGACAAAAACGTaaactcaagaaaaagaaaattcatgaactagatacaaatataataagtACCTTGCGAACGTCTGCACTCTGGTTTCCAAAGGCTTCAAATAGAGCGGGCAGAAATGACGGCAACTGGGCCATCAACTCCTCCTGTGAGAGCCGCCCCACAagctgaaaaaagaaataaatagcTCAGCTATATAATTGTTGATTGCACATAGCAACATGCTTTCAAGTGAATATACATCATGCTTCATCTGTTTCTTCTGTAAATATAGCCCATTTAGCAAGGatcacaaatttcttttactAAGCAACCAAATGATAAAAGATCAATCCCCTATAACAGACAAGTCTCTAGAATATCATTATCAACTAATCCAAAAGACCACCTATCTCATAATTCTGCTTAAAAAAATGCCGAACATGAAAATAACCCATTAACAAACTAATCTACAAAAATTTCCATACCCTAACGCAATGACAGACAGATTCGCAGTCAATATAATTCTAACCACCAAAAAGATTTTAGAAGGCCCAAATGGCAAGCAAAATGTGATTGAGCCTAGTGCATAAACTTGAAAGAGACAACCTTtcaagttattattttaatcccTTTCATGATTGCCATTCAACTATTTCTCTAATTCTATACCTTAGCATAAACCAAAAATTCAGAACACAACAATTCTATACAATCCTAGTACAAAATACCATGCTCAAGAGCAAATGGCTTTCTGCTGAGTAAGGCACGAAAAAATGCACTAAATTAATATACCTTCATGGAAAGATACATATTCCAAAACTAaaacattcaaatttcaataagtGATCAGGAAAATACCTTTGTCAAACAGTTTATGCAAGTTACAAGAGTTTTCTCATCTTCGGTTACCAATAAAGGGACAATAACCTGGAACAGCAGCAATGCACAGCAACATTCATCATAATTACATTGaaataaagagagaagaaagccaaacatttttttttccttccatgGTATTAGAAGAAGATAAAGCTAATGAGAGAGAATTCTCAGTCACATACACTTAAACATCTGAATGGGTCATATTGAGACAACACGACAGTCAAGCAGTGCTCAGCTTCATTTGAAACCTAAACACGCATAAGAAAAGGTTGAGACACCTAGCTTAAGGCTagaataataatcaaaataactaGTTGAAGGAAAGTAAATTACTTTGGGAACAGCATCCTTGGTAACATGAAGCAGCTTCTCAATTACTATCTCGACAGAATCTTCCATGACATCTTTCTGTAAGCgtgacaaaaaggaaaaaatttacttaaggAAATCATTGGACAAAAAGGAAAACGAACATATTAATATGCACAGACCTGATTTTTTAGCATTTCATTGATCAATGAAAGGGCAACCTCCCGAACTGAGGAATCAGCATCATCTAACACCTCAAGTACTgctgtcaaaatttgattaaagtactgcaaatatataaaaaaggaaaaaatagaCATTAACAtatatttgcatttaaattgaaatatagcCTAGCAGAAGAGACTGCTCATGGACAAATATTGTACCAATTCACAAAATGACTAACATGACAGATTTTAGAAGTTAAATGAATGGCAttaaaaatagatatttaGCCTGAAGATGgaaaaagatatatttatcTAATAGAACTTCGTAAACACACAAGCACATCCATCTGCATCACTTGTGTGAGTGCATGTGCACAcatagttaaaatttaaaagagtgGAAACTGATCATGCCTTGGTCCAAATTGAATGATCATTGGCCACAGAAGCTTTAATTAGTTGCTGAAGTGCACCATGCTTACTCGTAGGGCTTCCATCATTCCCATTGCACATCTACAACAATAGATAAAAATCCCTGATCAGGTGTAGTTCTACCGAAACATATTGTCAAACATTTTGagaagtttattatttattttttcggtTTCCTTTACAAAGATTTTCGGACACCTGCCAAATACAGAAGGATGTTTATGATGTTATGGAGCTCACCAGATGAAGAATTTGGGGGATGCTAGGTCCAGCATCTGTCAATGAGTTAGTCTTTATGGCTGACGGTTTATGATGATTAAGGTCCAACTCAGGTGGAATTTCATTATTATGCCCAGCACCTTCAGAGACCTCTAAATGGTCCCTAAGACCATTAATGTCTATACGTGGTGTGGAGAATCCCTCCAAGTATGTGTTTGAACCAGTCAAATCCTTAGTTTTGGAGCTAACATCAGCATTTGCACCAGTCTCAAAGTTTTGATATAAGTTCTCCTTAGTTTCATCAGATATCGCATGCCCCATACTGCCTGTCATGAGGTTTGATTCTTGCATAGAACTCCATTTCCTGCCACCATCACTGTCAATGGAACCAGAGGAATACCTTCCAAAGTAATGACTCTTTTTGGAGGCAACAGCATATCCTTCTTCTGAAGAGGTTCCAACAACATCAGATGGGTCATAAGAAGACTTGAGACGCTGTCGCTCTTTCTTGCTCTGCAAATAGTTCATTAGATCAACCTCAATACGAGGAGTGTACTGTTTAAGGGCTCGTCTCAAGGAATTTTGTTCTTCAACAGATAAactaagaataaaattaagcaCAGCAGTCGAATCATAGTGGGTGTAGACAGATATAATACATGTAATAGCTGCTTCCTTAAGCTTGGTATTTTTATCATGGACCAATGGTGTGAGCTTCGCAAGCCATAACTTCAAGATGCCAAGATTACCAGATCCTTCAGAATTCATAGCATGTTTGTTCAAGGAACTTATAGCAAACTCAATAACAGCCAATTTGGCCTTTGGTGACCGCTGCTCATCTAGTGAACGTAGCAAAGCAGGCAAGAGAGAATCTACACTATATGTTTTGCTTACAATGTCCAAAGTTGTTGAGCATGGTTGCCTAACTAACTCCTTTGGATCAATTAGCCGAGAGAAAACATGGGGTAAAATCCTTTCCATATAACTCTCAAAAGGCTTGCGGCAAGATGGGATAATATCCGCAAGTGTGGAGAGAGCTGCCTGGGCAACCTTATGGTGGGGATCATCCAAGTGCTGGAAGAACAACTTCATTACCTTCTCGAAATTTTGAATTACCTCCTGAATACCTTTGGGGCCTTGCTGCAGCAATGACCTTAGATAATTAAAAGCAGCAACCCTGGCACACCAGTCAGAGCTTGGACTGAGCCCTTCACTCAGAGCATCACTAAGAGAGGCTGGCCCATCTGTGTAATTAGACATCTCCCCAAGTTGCAGCTGGCTATCATCAAAACTCTTCCTCCTACTCGCCGACATCCGCCCAGTTCCATGCTTTCTTAAGAGCGGCCTCTGAAAATTGGGAATGTAACTATTATGTGAATCCCTAAAATTTCCATCTTTATAAGAGGCGTCCAAATATTGCCTGTCAATGTGTGGATTGACAAAACGCCTAGCTTCCCTCATGTCATTCTCTTCAACAGAAACTCTTTCTTGTAGCTTTTCAGAACCCCTTCTAGTTGAGTATGATGAAAGTGATGACAAAGACTCTGTATTGCTGTGATATGATAATTTACCAGAATCTTTGGAAGCTTGAATTTGAGTAATGATATCAGACAATACCATGCCACCATTGCGGTTACTGCCCTTATTCAAACCAGAGGTTGTTGATTCCACCATAAAAGCATTTGTGTCATCATTAGAAGCTGGAACCACAGCGGGGAATGGCGGATCACGAGATGATGGAGGGTCAACTCCTGCACTAGGGGGcaataagaaacaaaaatttagcCGCTCATAGTGATATAAACTATGACTCACTCAGTATTCCAATAATGAGTAATCACTGTGTCATTGAATGAGGTAAAAGCTGATTCAATGCATcagaaaaaatatcaaatagaCGAAACCATTTTATACCTAGATCCAAACTAGATGACCGGAGAGTTGAAGGATTCTGTTTGTCAGATATTTCCAAACCTCTGAGCATGCTTTCAATTGCACTAACTTTCTGTTTGCTTGCGTTCAGCACACTTTCAAGACTACGTTCAGTACCTTTATTAAGGGACTTTGCTTGTGAGAGAAGCAGCCCAGAGGAGAGGGAAGCCCCTGAGGATAAATTTGAACTTCTGTCCATTGCAACAATAGCTGAAGTTCCATATCCAGAGAGGTTGGAAGCCGTTGATGTTTGAGAGGTAAATGACAAATGTGCACCTCTATCTCTGACAGAAGGAGAAGCATGGCGCCTATGCATCCCCCCATCCTCTTCATTTATTATCTGTTTCAAAAGCACAACCCCTTTAAACTATTGTCTTGGCATGAAAGAATGTAAAACCACATTCTTCGGAGAGGGAAAAAGCAAAATACTCTTTGAATGGCAGGATCAAAGGATGAAAATAAGCGGCGGGATCGCTCTGGCCAAGTTTTTGCAAACATTCTGTAGCACATTCTTGCAGTCGATCGCACCTGTTAAGTGTCAAGAATAtaataatcaaacaaaaaataaacaacgtTCCAATTGGTATACAAGAGAACCCCCAGTCAATAGTTGGAAAACTCCACCCTCACAATGAAAAcatctaaaaagaaaaagaatgaaactGGGACAATCAGAACcataaacataaacaaaaagcCAAACTTTAAGAAATGCAGACAAGATCAACCCCAAAAAACAAGGCACACCACATTCAGTGCACAAAGTAAGTCAAAACACACTGAGACCAAATGCAGGTCCTCGTGCACCAAAACCaaggaataaaataaattctcaacATAAGCACCTCGCTCATTGCATCTGCAACACAACACCTAATGAGATCTTCGTATAAATCTGCAGATCGCTGTATTTCTGGTGCATCAGGCCAATGTTCTAATACTAACAGTGCATATTCACAACACCTGCAATAACCCAAAAAACAAAGTAATTCAAATTAACATCACAAAAACTGCATCACaaatcaaaaattcaaaaaggcACAACCTTGCACGGAGTACTGCATTCCGATCATTCTTCGCACAATCAGCAATACGTGGAAGGACACGAACAGCTTTGCAATTCCGTAACATCTAGATATAAAAGAGGTTATGTTAAGACAAACATTTAAAACAGAACAAGTAGACCAACATGAATAAATTATCTGAATATTTAAGCAAAAACAATTACCGTTTTGATGCAGTTATCTGAAGATTCTGCAATTACAAGTACAGTGATCACAACCAACTTGAAAAGAACCTGATTATCATATAcgtaaaattaacaaaatgatttgagcaaaataaaatagcaaTAACTagcaagaaaatgataaacttACAGGAATGAACATCTCAGCACATGCCTCAAAGTCCCCCAAGAGCTCCTTGGACAAAAAGCATAATAGATGACATGCCTAGAAAAATGAGAAGCCAACTTAGCAATCACTACACTTACAGCCACAAAAGTGTCTAGCAGGGATTGGAAAATAACGCTATGACCAATAATTCAGCCATTCCAAAGTCCAAACTCCATATGCTCCCCATTCCAATGTTCCAACGAAAAGAATAGAATACAGCATAAACAACCAGCATTCCGAATTGTCTTCTTCATATTATGGTAAAGCAGTTACAATACGCATCCTTTTAGAAACATTTTGACCAAACAAGCTTTTAGTAATGTTATCCGTAAACTTTACACAATGTCCAAGTGTTTTCATATTCTAAACAGTAAATTAATGTGGAAGAGAAGAATAAGTTTCTGCTCATTTTTGTCTCAAGCTTTATGAAGGCAATGTCATCACTAAAACAAGAACACCATCACAACTATAACAAGAACACCATCCCAATATTGCTAAGCTTTCTGACAAGTACAAAACCAGTGTCCAGTGACCAATAGCAAGAAGGAACAGCCTCAAGGTATAAAGAAAGGAAAgctataaaatcattaaaagtaCCAAATAGAGGATAAACGGCGTCAAAAAAGGACCCTAAAATTGAGCCCTTATAGAATCAAGAAAACATGACACACCTGCTTAACAATGCTAGACCTTCGATCAGATAATTGTGTGCTTAAAGGGCCGACAAGTTGTTTCAATAGGCCCCGGAAACATGGATGGTCAGCAGCACCTGATAAGAAAAGATTAGTTGGTACAATTTAACAACATCTCTTCCTCAAACAGAAAGTACACCAATCCATGGAGTATGTAAAATACATCAGCACCATTCAATTAACGAAATCTCAACCAACTTATTTAGGCAATTACAGAACTAGTAATTGCTAATGCATACCCATGACTGGTCCAAGGATGACATTGCAAACTATCtcataattcaaaataaatgcatgAACAGAATGGCATAAAAAGCACAACAATAACCAtctaaatcattaaaataatattatgcaCTGAGTTGCCACAAGTCCAGTACCCTATTTTTTGTCATATGCAAGGCATAACAACCAAAATGAGAGGTATACAGTAGGGATatcagaaaaaagaaaaagaaaagggaaaactGAAGATATACTAGAAAGTGAAAGATAGAGGATGGAAcagaaaaggaaacaaaatcaaaattgatcAACTGAAAAAGGAACCCCACAAACCAAGCTACCAACTACCACTCTTGTTCTTATTTGtggaaaaaatttattacgCACGAATAAATGTTTCAGCAGTTGATAACTGAGTTCATTAACTGTTACTaagggtgggcaaaatcgggttcggATCGAGTTTCGGGTAGGTCGggttggataaaaattaatctGAATACAACCCAAACTTATGAcccaatccgatccgatccgatccgataTATATTCAGATCGGACCGGGTAAAAAAATCGGATTAACTTCGAATAGAATCGGGTTCGGATTATACGGATCGGGCTAATATACCATCAATTCCAACTCCAAGTGTCAAACTCTCAAAGGCAAAAGCTTCGGATCAAAACTCAAGGGGGTAGGGAAACTCGGGGCGGGTACTGGAATCGGTTTGCACTTGCAGCAGTGGGTTGGGTGGCAATAGATCAGGTGGCATCAGATCGGGTAGCAGCAAATCTTGCGAACGTGCGGCAGCAGACTGGTCGGCGGTGACCATGACCGCGATCCATGAAGAGAGTTCTTGACTTCTTGTTCTTGAGATGTGCATGTGCCGTGTGTGTGAACCGTGACTGTGAGGGGGCGTCGAGAAGGCTGTGGCTGCTGCTGTCGGTCGACGGCGTGCTGTGAGTGTGAGGGAGGCTGCGATTGATCTGTGAGGCAGTGAGCGTGTAACTTGAGTTGTGTGTGTTTTGCCGTTTTGTGTAATGTGATTGTGTATTGtgtaatttgatttgtttgtgtgtggtGTATGtgtaatttgatttgtttgtgtgtggtGTGTGACTGTGTGGCGTGCGTGTGTTTgctgttcattttttttaattttaatgcaaCCCGATCAGTttttcggatcggatcgggtttaGAGAAATTCATCCGATCGGGTTACATTAAccacccgatccgatccgatccgaacccGAAATTTTTTGGATCGGTTCAGGTCaggtcgggtcgggtcgggtatTTTGCCCACCGCTAACTGTTACATTGCAGTTGAAAATAACTGAAGAGGGAAAATAAAGGAAACAATGTCAAAGAGCTCAAAAAATCTTAAGGCATGGAAAATCAATCTTG encodes:
- the LOC102621123 gene encoding CLIP-associated protein translates to MEEALELARAKDTKERMAGVERLHQLLEASRKSLTGAEVTSLVDCCLDLLKDNNFKVSQGALQSLASAAVLSGEHFKLHFNALVPAVVERLGDAKQPVRDAARRLLLTLMEVSSPTIIVERAGSYAWTHRSWRVREEFARTVTSAIGLFSATELTLQRAILPPILQMLNDPNPGVREAAILCIEEMYTHAGPQFRDELHRHNLPNSMVKDINARLERIQPQIRSSDGLPNTFAALEIKTASFNPKKSSPKAKSSTRETSLFGGEDITEKLIEPIKVYSEKELIREFEKIGSTLVPDKDWSVRIAAMQRVEGLVLGGAADHPCFRGLLKQLVGPLSTQLSDRRSSIVKQACHLLCFLSKELLGDFEACAEMFIPVLFKLVVITVLVIAESSDNCIKTMLRNCKAVRVLPRIADCAKNDRNAVLRARCCEYALLVLEHWPDAPEIQRSADLYEDLIRCCVADAMSEVRSTARMCYRMFAKTWPERSRRLFSSFDPAIQRIINEEDGGMHRRHASPSVRDRGAHLSFTSQTSTASNLSGYGTSAIVAMDRSSNLSSGASLSSGLLLSQAKSLNKGTERSLESVLNASKQKVSAIESMLRGLEISDKQNPSTLRSSSLDLGVDPPSSRDPPFPAVVPASNDDTNAFMVESTTSGLNKGSNRNGGMVLSDIITQIQASKDSGKLSYHSNTESLSSLSSYSTRRGSEKLQERVSVEENDMREARRFVNPHIDRQYLDASYKDGNFRDSHNSYIPNFQRPLLRKHGTGRMSASRRKSFDDSQLQLGEMSNYTDGPASLSDALSEGLSPSSDWCARVAAFNYLRSLLQQGPKGIQEVIQNFEKVMKLFFQHLDDPHHKVAQAALSTLADIIPSCRKPFESYMERILPHVFSRLIDPKELVRQPCSTTLDIVSKTYSVDSLLPALLRSLDEQRSPKAKLAVIEFAISSLNKHAMNSEGSGNLGILKLWLAKLTPLVHDKNTKLKEAAITCIISVYTHYDSTAVLNFILSLSVEEQNSLRRALKQYTPRIEVDLMNYLQSKKERQRLKSSYDPSDVVGTSSEEGYAVASKKSHYFGRYSSGSIDSDGGRKWSSMQESNLMTGSMGHAISDETKENLYQNFETGANADVSSKTKDLTGSNTYLEGFSTPRIDINGLRDHLEVSEGAGHNNEIPPELDLNHHKPSAIKTNSLTDAGPSIPQILHLMCNGNDGSPTSKHGALQQLIKASVANDHSIWTKYFNQILTAVLEVLDDADSSVREVALSLINEMLKNQKDVMEDSVEIVIEKLLHVTKDAVPKVSNEAEHCLTVVLSQYDPFRCLSVIVPLLVTEDEKTLVTCINCLTKLVGRLSQEELMAQLPSFLPALFEAFGNQSADVRKTVVFCLVDIYIMLGKAFLPYLERLNSTQLRLVTIYANRISQARTGTTIDASQ
- the LOC102621398 gene encoding two-component response regulator 24, which encodes MGGSMKAPEKEILGTKMNHRHRPKITALVVDDNMVIRAIHHRLLKDLGIENQVAVNGKEAVDVHSSGQYFDLILMDMDMPVMNGIEATRKLRAMGIHSTIAGVSSRSLEREKQEFMEAGLDDYHEKPLTADKIVSILHKISNHSG